Within the Serratia sp. UGAL515B_01 genome, the region AGGAGTTCATAATGATAAGTAAAAATAAAAAAAATCCTCTATACACTATTACTGGTTGTTATTGCTATCTCTATTTATTTTTCTGGTTGTCACAACATCCGGTGAAAATTGTCGATGTTCATAAAAAAAATGAGTTCAGTGCGGTTTTAGTTGAAAACTTCCCTTTAACCGATAAAGGAAAAATTAGATGGTGGCTAGAAAATAAAAACATTCTGAAAGAAAAGTACAATATTCCCAATCCAGCACAAGATGGTTTCTACTCTGTTATCTTTTGGGATTTTGGTGATGGCTATAAAGAAGATAAATATGATAGACGGTGCTTTGATGACATGAAAACCAATAAAAACTGTATAGAAAAAAACTCACTTATAATTATAAAAAATAACAAACACAACATAACATTCTTTACTTTAGATAATGGTATATATCAGTTAAAAAATGATGATATAGTGAAAAAATAAAGTGATTAGGCTGATTAAATTAAATAATGATTTTTATAAGGGCTATAAAGTGATTGACGATTTGTATCATTCACGCACTAAATCACCCTGCTGATGTCATTAAAAGCGGCTAGGCGACAATAGATGCACCAGCCGCTGCTTATCCAAGGTAAATTGCTACGATGCTTGATTTTTCAAGACAATCTTCAGAAATGGATGTAGCCAACTTTCATCAATCAGACGGTAAGAAACAAACCCATCGTGCTCTAACGCGTATATCAGACCTGGATAAGTAGAGACAAATTGGTAGACCGCCGAGCTTTCCAACCCTTGCAGCATATGAGCCAGCAGCTTGCGGCGTATGACATCATGCCTCCGCCGTGTATCCGTTCTCACATATTTGTACATACAGACCTCGTTATAAGTTACTGATGACACTTTTCATCTCATTCGCTACATGGCGAAAAAATTAGATATACTATAAATAAACTGGATTACAGTGAGACTGTCAGTACTCGGTAGTATAGGAAACTATTTTGGCAAGGGCGAGTGAGCGTAATTGCACATCCAGCGAGAATAAACTTTGGCTATATAAAGAGTATATTTGAATGATAGTATCAGTAATATTCGCTTTTTTTTATTTTACTCAAAAATTAATATTTCTACTTCTTATAATGCTTAAAAGGAGTTGGAAATGTTTTTTAGGAAATCGATGTTTATTATTGGACTGATCGCGACAATATCCGCGAGTGCTTTTGCTAAAGACGTGACTATCCCGCAAGTTAATGCGGACAATCCTCCAGCATTGGCAGATTATCGTCTCAGCTATGCTGAAATGCGTGATATTGCTGATGCCAAAAAACTGTCTCACCGCGTCTTTTATATTCCCTCTGTTGGTCCTGATGCTGCCTGGTTTGATGCAGTTAAAAAAGGCAATCTGGCTGAAATAAAGAAAATGGTCGCCGGCGGACAGAACCTGGAAGCTAAGGATGAAGCGATGTTCGGCCAGACGGCACTCGGTTGGGCAGCGTTTATTGGTTATCAGGACATTGTGAGATATCTCGTCAAGCAGGGAGCAGATTTATTCGCTACCGATCGTGCAGATGTGAAAAGCGCGTTCAAGTCAGCAGTGCTAGGGAAAAATGTCGAAGTCGTGAAATATATTTATCCTATGGTTAAAGACAAAATCGATGTCAACGACCAGACTTTAGATAACGAGGGTGAATCGCTGGTTATGATCGCGGCCAGTAATAACCGAATTGACGTTGTGAAATACCTGATCAGTCTTGGTGCAAACCTTAATTTGGTGAGCACTGAACTTGATCAGAGCGCATTGACCTACGCTTGTGAACGGGGCCACCAAGACATGGTTAAGTTGTTGATAGACAATGGCGCTATAAACCATCGCACGAAAAAGCCATCTTGCTGACTGACGAAAACGGTGCCAAGAGTGTATGCTTGCACCGGGTGTAGCCGACGTTAAAGGATGACAATATGAATATGATTAAAAGAGTATGGTTGTTAGCTAGCATTATTGCGGGTAGTTTCCTGTTATGCGCTTCGCCACTACAGGCAGCGGAAGTACAATATCAACTCAGTACGCATATTCTCGACATCTCTCAAGGGCGCCCTGCCGGGAATGTGGATATTGAACTTTATCGATTAGATGCTGAAGGGAAACAGGAAAACTGGAATCTCGTTGGTAAAGGAACGACTGATAAAGATGGCAGGATCAAAACCTTCCTTGAACAGCAGACAGGAAAGGATAACTCGGGTATTTATAAACTCAAGTTTCTGACGCAGCCTTATTTCAAAAATCAGCAACAACAGAGTTTCTATCCGTTTATCGAAGTTGTTTTTCAGGTGGAAGGCAGCGCACATTACCATGTACCGATTACGTTGAGTAACTTCGGTTATTCTACCTACCGCGGTAGTTGATCCCAATTTAAATACCTGTTGCACTTCAAGCGACACTTTTTTGCTGAGATACCGGCTACCCGTAAGTTGAAGTTTATTTAGGCGTAAAACACAAAGAACCGGAGCGTAATGCCCGGTTCTTTGCTTTATGGCCACACAGCCTAAAACACCGGAACAGGGCAATCATAGCCAAAGTGGGCAGCCCAATCGTACGGAGTACCGTTTTTGGCGTAGAGTTGATACAGTGCACGGCCAGTCTTGGCATCACGAGCGATCACCCAACCTGCTGCATTACAGAGCACGGCAGCATAGGGTTGGCTTTTCGACGGCAAAAGGTCGGCAGCTTTTAGTGCCAGGTCAACGGCTTTCCAGCGGTAGTGAAGGAAACGGTTATCCCTTTCGGGCAAATTTTTTGCTGCGCGCGCCGCTTCCGCTGCGCTGACCCAGCTCTTATGTTGCCTATCGCGAGTATTGAATGAGTCCCCCAGATAGGAGTAGCTTGCGCCGTAGATAGCGTAATCCGGTGTCATTTCGTAACCGGTGAACACCAGCCCCTGTGAGCGTAATAGTATCGCCGCTTGATAATAGGCTTGGGCACGAGCCGTTTTGTCTACCGTTTTATCCTGTGCTGTCTTCAGATGTTCTGCAAATTCCAGTGCTGCCTGACGATAATTTGGAATGGCGAAGTAGTTGACAGCTTCTTGATACCTTCCCACTCGTATCATCCGCCGTGCTAGCAATTCGCGCAGTTGAATTTCAGGGCCGATTGGTTGGTCGTTGTACTCGTTGGGATCGACTGGTTTTAGCGGCGTTGCAGGTGGTGGTGCATGTTTATCAACGAAGCTTTTTAATTCATCAACGGTTAGCACCCGTTCTGCGATATCCGCCACATCGGCCCAGTAATTCTCTTTGCCACGAAACATAAGATCCATAGCTTGAAGATAATCACCCCTGTTAAGCGCCAGAATGGCCTGTTCCCCAGAAACTCGGCAACCTGGGGCGATCATTTCCGGCACGAAATCACCGTCGCGCTGCCACCCCCAGCTTTCGTCTGAAGGGAATGCGGTTGCAGCTTTGGCATAGGCAGCGGTGGCTGTCTTTACATCGCCATCACGCAGCGCCATTTTAGCGCGCAACCACCACGCCAGGCCGCTATTACCGGCATTTTTCAGCACACTGGCTGTCATGGCATATTGCCCGGAACGGTAGGCCAATGCCGCGAGCCGATCACTGCCGGTAAAACCGCTATGTACCGATTCATTCAGCAATGTCAGGATCTGGACGACAGTCTGTTTAGCATTTGCTCTCACGCTTTCAGCATCGGCCATTTGCAGGTTACTGCTGCGGGCGAACAGCTCGATGGTCACTAACTGCTGTACCAAGGGATCATGAATCGCTTGTTTTAACGCTTGTAGATGATTTGGGTTGATCAAATAACTGGCGACATATTGCAACGAAAGCCCGCCATCTGCGTCACCCTGGGCGGCTTGTTGGGCATAAAGCTTTACAGCTTGCGCGATTTCCCCTTGCCAAAAGTGGATACGTGCTTGCTGGCCGAGACTGCTCAGCGCCAGCTGGTCGGGGTCAGCAGTGCCACTTTTCACCTGGTCGATCACCTGTTGGAATGCCGCCATTGCCCGATCGAGCTGCGTTTTTTCCGGGTGTTTTATCGTCGTCTTGGGCGCGTCTGATTCATTTTTAGCTGTACCATAATCGCCCATCAACAGACGGCCAATAGAGTATTGTGCACGTAGTCCCCAATCGCCCTGTTCGGCCACTGGTAACGCTAAAACCTGCTGGAAATAGGTTTCTGTGCGGGGATCTTGTACTGCAAAGGCGACTGCGCCCAACGTATACAAATGGGCTGCATGAGTCATCCCTTGTGTATTCACCGAGTCTGCTGCTTCCACCGTTCGGGCAGCGCGCATTTGTTTGATGGTTTGTTGTTCCGGTGAGAGAGGCATGGGTTTTGCCTGCGTCTCTGGCAGCGGCTCTTTCCACATCGGTAACTGTTTATCTACCGGCACCAGATGGTTCGTTTCGAACGCGAAGTTGCCTTCCGGCATATATAACAAAGTACCGTTACGGTCGATCAACAGACGGTTGGGGAAGTCTGGTCCGCAAGCGTGGCTGCTGAGTGGCGCTGTTAATATTGCAGCAATCATTGAAGCCAAAGGAAGGGAACGATTATGCTCCTTGGAGGCTAAGGGAACATCAAGGTATGACATCAGTGTCTCCTGGCGTGATTTCTTGGCAGTGCAACCAGC harbors:
- a CDS encoding DUF943 family protein, encoding MISKNKKNPLYTITGCYCYLYLFFWLSQHPVKIVDVHKKNEFSAVLVENFPLTDKGKIRWWLENKNILKEKYNIPNPAQDGFYSVIFWDFGDGYKEDKYDRRCFDDMKTNKNCIEKNSLIIIKNNKHNITFFTLDNGIYQLKNDDIVKK
- a CDS encoding ankyrin repeat domain-containing protein — its product is MFFRKSMFIIGLIATISASAFAKDVTIPQVNADNPPALADYRLSYAEMRDIADAKKLSHRVFYIPSVGPDAAWFDAVKKGNLAEIKKMVAGGQNLEAKDEAMFGQTALGWAAFIGYQDIVRYLVKQGADLFATDRADVKSAFKSAVLGKNVEVVKYIYPMVKDKIDVNDQTLDNEGESLVMIAASNNRIDVVKYLISLGANLNLVSTELDQSALTYACERGHQDMVKLLIDNGAINHRTKKPSC
- the uraH gene encoding hydroxyisourate hydrolase — its product is MNMIKRVWLLASIIAGSFLLCASPLQAAEVQYQLSTHILDISQGRPAGNVDIELYRLDAEGKQENWNLVGKGTTDKDGRIKTFLEQQTGKDNSGIYKLKFLTQPYFKNQQQQSFYPFIEVVFQVEGSAHYHVPITLSNFGYSTYRGS